GCGGAAGGCAGTCTAGTTCAACGCGTCAGTTGTTTCACGCCCACTCATGCTGCCTGCAGATCCCCAAACTCCATACGGGCTCGCGCTGCCGGGGGCAGGACCGCCGGTGACTCCCACAGGTCGCGAAGCGAGATTTCCCGTATCAATGCTTTCGGTGACAAAGGTGACCGAACCGTCAAGCTTCAACACGTGACAGCCGCCTTGATGGCGGCTTGCTGCACTGAAGTTTCCACCCTGCGAACCTGGATTGTCCCCACGGTTACAGCTCGGTGAATTCGGTGGGAATACGGTCGTGACGCCCGAAAAGAGAGGGTCGCCGCAAACCCAACTGTTCCCACGGGTCCGCCCTGAATCGGCATCAGCGCAAAGCGGCACTCCAACTGCATAAAATTGTGGTCGATCCACCGCCACGGTGGCAATTTTGCAATTTTGCAATGGATTGTCACGGGTATCGGTGCCCGATGATGAGACGATGTCGCCGACAACCTCTCGGCTCCCGTTGGAAAGCACTAATTCCGCCATCGCAATGGTGTTGCTCGTGCCGTCGAGACAGTCGCGTAGACGCGTGAATTTCTCGTCGATGAACGCACCTCGCTGTTGGTCCGGATTGTTCTGATTGACGTTGTTGCAGTTCCAAAAACTATCGCCGTAGCAGAATCCGTAGTTATTCTTTCCCTGGGGAGTCGGGGACGCCGGCAATGTATCACTAGGACATAGCAAGGTCGCAATCTGGGTATTAAACGGAACGTACTGATCGAACCAATGGGGAGGCCCCATCGGTGGATACTGATCGTTGGTATTGGGGTCGAGCCATGGGTTGGAGATCTGCTGCCACACGGCCTGTTGTTCCATAAAGGGCAGCATGCCTGGAAACGCGCTCTGACGCCCCTTATTGGTCACACCTCCACCGGTTGTGCCTCCCCCTTGCTTGGGCAACCTGTTGTAGGCGGAATGATAATTCAGTAACGCTAGACCGAGTTGCTTGACATTGTTGCCACAACTCATTCGCCGAGCGGCTTCGCGGGCGGCTTGAACGGCAGGCAACAGCAGCCCCACGAGCACACCAATGATCGCGATGACAACCAGTAATTCTACTAATGTGAAGCCGCCCCTCGTAACAGTTTGGTGGGGAACATTACCGGCGGTATCACGTTGAGATAATGACATCGTGGGCACCTACAACTTAAAGATCACTAAGATAGAACGAATCCGCCCCTCGGTCGAGGAACGGCCTCTGTACTCGCACAAGGGTACCCGTGACGGCATACTCGGGCAAGTCAGTTCGAGGGCGAAGAGAGAGAGGGCCTCGTCTCAGAAAATCAAATCTGTTGGCTCAAGACAATTGGCACGCGATTCGCGTCAGTTCACCATGAGCTCGACACTATTAGCTTGAAACTCATTCGCACAACTTCACACGCTTTGGAGCGACACGATGGCAACGACAACGACGAATCACCAAGCGATTCAAAATTGGATTGAAGAACGTGGAGGGGTGCCCGCTACAGTGGAATCGACCGCGGCAACGCCTGATGGAGTCGGTGTGCTTCGGGTCGACTTCCCGTACGGCGGTCGAAATGACAGCTTGTCCACAATCTCGTGGGAGGATTTTTTCGCAAAATTCGATGAGGCCGAACTCGCGTTTCTGCACGAGGATGAAACTGCCGAGGGCGAGAAAAGTCGATTTTGTAAATTTGTCAGCCGGGAAAGCTGAACCAGCTGCCCAGCAATAACTCAGCTAGCTGGGTATTTACCGCGATGCAGAACGGCGACCGCCCACGCAGGGGCTGATCTCGATACGCCGGCAGGCAACTCCCTTCTTAGATCGATTACTCGAATACCTTCGGGAGCAAGCAGCAAATCCTGACCATGTCCGCTGAGGATGAATACCGGAGGCTGCCCCGTTTCGTCGCGAAGACGCCGTGCCCAACG
This genomic window from Allorhodopirellula heiligendammensis contains:
- a CDS encoding DUF1559 domain-containing protein, producing the protein MSLSQRDTAGNVPHQTVTRGGFTLVELLVVIAIIGVLVGLLLPAVQAAREAARRMSCGNNVKQLGLALLNYHSAYNRLPKQGGGTTGGGVTNKGRQSAFPGMLPFMEQQAVWQQISNPWLDPNTNDQYPPMGPPHWFDQYVPFNTQIATLLCPSDTLPASPTPQGKNNYGFCYGDSFWNCNNVNQNNPDQQRGAFIDEKFTRLRDCLDGTSNTIAMAELVLSNGSREVVGDIVSSSGTDTRDNPLQNCKIATVAVDRPQFYAVGVPLCADADSGRTRGNSWVCGDPLFSGVTTVFPPNSPSCNRGDNPGSQGGNFSAASRHQGGCHVLKLDGSVTFVTESIDTGNLASRPVGVTGGPAPGSASPYGVWGSAGSMSGRETTDALN